One Entomomonas asaccharolytica DNA segment encodes these proteins:
- a CDS encoding DUF4123 domain-containing protein, with product MNRYILIDGVMRQSAINDLYSLNEPLQILPLYINTPFQANYDLGAILVATLANSTLINKIQATWYNSTTIIYSKEPLAVIAQHLSQLITIQDEIGITSLFRFADPLITWYWLNSYSHDQLTDILNPIQQWQVIKPIANYYTPQPLIWDKFINPQTEKKDLPINKLANPQLEALDKAYQFRLKEKLHKLIIQAYPTYFQQANDIQINQWLNNCLQQAKQQQIISEQSIAMFAILRCEYGDQFATEQQGDYQKWLADNPHYKPLPLEKNLAAFFAQRPLNIANTTTWSYNHD from the coding sequence ATGAACCGCTATATTTTAATAGATGGGGTAATGCGCCAAAGTGCGATCAATGACCTTTATAGCCTTAATGAACCGTTACAGATATTACCCCTATATATAAATACACCTTTCCAAGCTAACTATGATTTAGGGGCTATTCTAGTAGCTACCTTAGCTAACTCAACACTGATTAATAAAATACAAGCAACATGGTATAACAGTACAACTATTATTTATAGTAAAGAACCTTTAGCAGTCATAGCACAACACCTTAGCCAATTAATTACTATTCAAGATGAAATAGGGATTACATCATTATTTCGTTTCGCTGATCCTTTAATAACATGGTATTGGTTAAACAGCTATAGCCACGACCAACTAACCGACATACTTAACCCTATTCAACAATGGCAAGTCATAAAACCCATAGCAAACTATTACACACCACAACCCTTAATATGGGATAAATTTATAAACCCTCAAACCGAAAAAAAAGACTTACCCATAAATAAACTGGCTAACCCACAATTAGAAGCACTAGACAAAGCTTATCAATTTAGACTAAAGGAAAAACTACACAAACTAATTATTCAAGCCTACCCTACCTATTTTCAACAAGCTAATGATATACAAATAAACCAATGGCTTAATAACTGCTTACAGCAAGCCAAACAACAACAAATTATTAGTGAACAAAGCATTGCAATGTTTGCAATTTTGCGCTGTGAATATGGCGACCAATTCGCCACCGAGCAACAAGGCGACTATCAAAAATGGCTAGCGGATAACCCGCACTATAAGCCCTTACCGCTAGAAAAAAACTTAGCCGCCTTTTTTGCACAACGCCCATTAAACATTGCTAATACTACTACATGGAGTTACAACCATGACTAA
- a CDS encoding type VI secretion system Vgr family protein, producing MHSEANKTHYTLDLQDITTNSKLQVLSFDGIEAINSSYIFEITLVSNHLRYDITQLLSKNAFLSFTPDKAQGIHGNILFVKRGAVGKDYSLFKIIIASRFYHLNHETQQRAFIDKSVIEIISILLTEKGYQHGIDFEFKLKEEYPKRDFCCQYNETTAHFIYRLCQEEGINIHYQHSLNNHLMVFSDNNHFFANYANSFQYCNDTGLVADYPVFKRFDINLSSATTTASYRNFNFENMKIPEASAQGTQHKKANNAIEPNLEFYNYPQKHLNQARGDHYAKIEIERLRTNHILAEAYTDITTLHSGYCFTVDNYPALDSLDTGDKWLITQIYHQARQPQVLEALGNEASALMQEPALLFKYYTYPINEALQLPLDSFKQGYRNFLVSIPHTVQIRPQRLHPKPKVLGTQTAIVTGAEGEEIYTDEYGRVKILFHWDRINPANENSSHWVRVASNWAGDGYGAVIIPRVGMEVVIDFIEGDIDQPIVSGCLHNGVNQVPYELPANKTRSVFKTSSSKGGIGSNELRIEDKTNQEQIFIQSQKDYDQLTKNNHTVQINNNSHLQVQNEHSETIKGNRYTKNKAEEHHLTNLDRKTQILGNDYTQIALSQHESIGTVKTISAGMEIHLKSGMQTVIDGGLSLTLKAGGQHIILNPSGIYMTMPVWTGGLPMEGTPSAPLPPLHHSQAVTPTNSPPIVLAQREALLTANPICAICELTGGN from the coding sequence ATGCACAGCGAAGCCAATAAAACACATTACACCCTCGATTTACAAGACATTACAACCAACAGTAAATTACAAGTCCTATCATTCGATGGTATCGAAGCCATTAACAGTAGTTATATTTTTGAAATCACATTAGTTAGTAATCATCTTAGGTATGATATTACTCAACTACTCAGTAAAAATGCTTTTCTATCCTTTACCCCTGATAAAGCTCAAGGCATACACGGTAATATATTATTTGTTAAGCGTGGCGCAGTAGGTAAAGACTATAGTTTATTTAAAATAATCATCGCCTCACGCTTTTATCATTTAAACCACGAAACACAACAACGGGCATTTATAGATAAATCCGTTATAGAGATCATTAGTATTTTATTAACTGAAAAAGGCTACCAACATGGCATAGACTTTGAATTTAAACTTAAAGAAGAATATCCAAAGCGTGATTTTTGTTGTCAATATAACGAAACAACAGCCCATTTTATCTATCGTCTATGCCAAGAGGAAGGCATTAATATTCATTACCAACATTCATTAAATAATCATCTAATGGTATTTAGTGATAATAATCATTTTTTTGCTAACTATGCTAATTCTTTTCAATACTGTAATGACACGGGGCTAGTAGCAGATTATCCCGTGTTCAAACGTTTTGATATAAACCTATCAAGTGCAACCACAACAGCGAGTTATCGAAACTTTAACTTTGAAAATATGAAAATTCCTGAAGCTAGCGCACAGGGTACGCAGCATAAAAAAGCCAATAATGCTATAGAACCTAATCTTGAGTTTTACAACTACCCACAAAAACACCTTAACCAAGCACGGGGCGACCACTACGCCAAGATTGAAATAGAACGCTTACGCACTAACCATATTCTAGCCGAAGCCTACACCGATATAACCACCTTACATAGTGGCTATTGTTTTACAGTAGATAATTATCCCGCCTTAGATAGTTTAGATACGGGCGATAAATGGCTAATTACTCAAATATACCACCAAGCTAGACAACCGCAAGTATTAGAGGCTTTAGGAAACGAAGCAAGCGCGCTTATGCAAGAACCCGCTTTATTATTTAAATACTATACTTATCCTATTAATGAAGCCTTACAACTACCTTTAGATAGCTTTAAACAAGGTTATAGAAATTTCCTTGTAAGCATTCCCCATACTGTACAGATTAGACCCCAAAGACTACACCCAAAGCCCAAAGTATTAGGCACACAAACTGCAATAGTAACAGGTGCAGAGGGCGAGGAAATATATACCGATGAGTATGGCCGAGTAAAAATATTATTTCATTGGGATAGAATAAACCCTGCTAACGAAAATAGCTCGCATTGGGTGCGCGTGGCTAGTAATTGGGCGGGGGATGGTTACGGGGCGGTTATTATCCCCCGTGTAGGGATGGAAGTAGTTATTGATTTTATAGAGGGCGATATAGATCAACCTATTGTTAGTGGTTGCTTACATAACGGAGTTAATCAAGTACCCTATGAGCTTCCCGCCAATAAAACAAGATCAGTTTTTAAAACAAGTAGTAGTAAAGGTGGCATAGGTAGCAATGAGTTAAGAATAGAAGATAAAACAAACCAAGAACAAATATTTATCCAATCACAAAAAGACTACGACCAACTAACAAAAAATAACCATACCGTACAAATTAATAATAACAGTCATCTACAAGTACAAAATGAACACAGCGAAACCATAAAGGGCAATAGATACACTAAAAACAAAGCAGAAGAACACCACCTAACCAACCTAGATAGAAAAACCCAAATATTAGGGAATGACTATACACAAATTGCACTTTCTCAACATGAAAGTATAGGCACAGTTAAAACCATAAGCGCAGGGATGGAAATACACCTTAAAAGTGGAATGCAAACCGTAATAGATGGCGGTCTATCTTTAACCCTAAAAGCGGGCGGACAGCATATAATTTTAAATCCTAGCGGTATTTATATGACTATGCCTGTATGGACGGGCGGTTTACCAATGGAGGGAACACCAAGCGCACCCTTGCCGCCTTTACATCATAGCCAAGCGGTTACGCCTACTAACTCGCCCCCTATTGTATTAGCCCAAAGGGAAGCACTATTAACAGCTAATCCTATTTGTGCTATTTGTGAACTAACAGGGGGTAACTGA
- a CDS encoding terminase small subunit-like protein, protein MARPTKYSEQLATTIIDRLINGESLRAICHSEDMPDKATIFRWLASNAEFCDLYKLAREIQADMLTDDLLDIADKAYCTGGALTKAKLQIQTRMWIASKLKPRVYGNKPEPQPTQQPPALNIIIGEQHKRDLAKLTDQELEQCYQLALANENK, encoded by the coding sequence ATGGCACGACCAACTAAATATAGTGAACAACTAGCAACAACCATTATTGACCGTTTAATTAATGGCGAGTCATTAAGGGCTATTTGTCATAGTGAAGATATGCCAGATAAGGCTACTATTTTTCGATGGTTAGCGAGTAATGCGGAGTTTTGCGACCTGTACAAGCTAGCACGAGAAATACAAGCCGATATGCTAACCGATGATTTATTAGATATTGCAGATAAAGCCTATTGTACAGGGGGCGCACTAACTAAGGCTAAATTACAGATACAAACAAGAATGTGGATAGCTTCAAAACTTAAACCCCGCGTCTATGGTAATAAGCCAGAGCCACAGCCAACACAACAACCGCCCGCGCTTAATATTATTATTGGCGAACAACATAAACGCGACCTAGCCAAGCTAACCGATCAAGAACTAGAACAATGTTATCAATTAGCTCTAGCCAATGAAAATAAATAA
- a CDS encoding DUF3631 domain-containing protein, with product MSNNDLYSNQWEALDPEKIIQQAITKLADDAGAVLENEVIEAFKILYLDNPACYNRYRQQVKESKKVTMSLFDKLTTQKPDQQQEQNTNDIFPPIEIWDSPINGEQLLNEIKDTLQQYVIADHETIIACTLWASYTWFIDYVNYAPIANITAPEKRCGKTKLLSTLKRLSYKGFITSNISSASLFRLLELYKPTLFIDEVDTFLSLHDDMRGIINSGFTRESAFIIRCVGEDLIPTPFNVWGAKALCGIGKIADTLQDRSITLKLRRKTQGETVKNIDKSDPEQWRVLRAKLARFAQDNQLKIINIQLEPLTQLNDRANDCWESLRQIAELAGGHWPQTAINSAIRINGEQEENDSIRTELLRDIQTILAMKSIDRIFSHELATYLNEDNESNWFMWNKGRGMTPNSLSKQLKEFDIVSKTIRIGSNTAKGYIKDQFKDAFNRYLTLSPIDTPIQNVTPSQAKANNESSQISKRNKSEMLPFENELKDKQYKGCDVVTFKNPVTMGGESKKELQPQQNNTNSHSINELMDDDEGVNFDLD from the coding sequence ATGTCAAATAATGATCTCTATAGTAACCAATGGGAAGCCCTAGACCCTGAAAAGATAATACAACAGGCAATAACCAAGTTAGCAGATGACGCGGGCGCAGTCTTAGAAAATGAAGTTATCGAAGCCTTTAAAATACTATACCTAGATAACCCCGCTTGCTATAACCGTTATCGACAACAAGTAAAAGAAAGTAAAAAGGTTACGATGTCCTTATTTGACAAACTAACCACCCAAAAACCAGACCAACAACAAGAGCAAAACACAAACGACATATTTCCACCAATCGAAATATGGGATAGTCCTATTAATGGCGAGCAACTACTAAATGAAATTAAAGACACCTTACAACAATATGTTATAGCCGATCATGAAACAATTATCGCTTGTACTTTGTGGGCTAGTTATACATGGTTTATTGATTATGTTAATTATGCCCCTATTGCCAATATCACAGCACCCGAAAAAAGATGTGGTAAAACTAAACTACTTAGCACCCTAAAAAGACTATCTTATAAAGGCTTTATAACCTCCAATATCTCTAGTGCTTCTTTATTTAGACTCTTAGAACTTTACAAGCCTACTTTATTTATTGATGAAGTTGATACATTTCTATCATTACATGATGATATGCGAGGTATTATAAATTCAGGCTTTACCCGTGAAAGTGCGTTTATTATTCGTTGTGTTGGCGAAGATTTAATACCAACCCCGTTTAATGTATGGGGAGCTAAAGCCCTTTGTGGCATCGGTAAAATAGCCGATACCTTACAGGACAGAAGTATTACTTTAAAACTAAGACGCAAAACACAGGGCGAAACCGTTAAAAACATAGATAAATCAGACCCCGAACAATGGCGAGTATTGCGCGCAAAACTGGCTAGATTCGCCCAAGATAACCAACTTAAAATAATTAATATCCAGTTAGAACCATTAACCCAACTTAATGACCGCGCCAACGATTGTTGGGAGTCCTTGCGACAAATAGCCGAATTAGCGGGCGGACATTGGCCGCAAACTGCTATTAACTCAGCGATACGCATAAATGGCGAACAAGAAGAAAACGACAGCATTAGAACAGAACTATTAAGAGATATACAAACTATATTAGCTATGAAAAGTATTGATAGAATATTTAGTCACGAGTTAGCCACCTATCTTAATGAAGATAACGAAAGTAACTGGTTTATGTGGAATAAAGGGCGAGGCATGACCCCTAATAGTCTATCAAAACAACTCAAAGAATTTGATATAGTGTCTAAAACAATAAGAATAGGCTCAAATACTGCAAAGGGCTATATAAAAGATCAATTTAAAGACGCTTTTAACCGTTACCTTACCCTATCCCCCATAGATACCCCTATTCAAAACGTCACACCGTCACAAGCAAAGGCAAACAATGAAAGTAGCCAAATTTCAAAACGTAACAAAAGCGAAATGTTACCTTTTGAAAATGAGCTAAAAGATAAGCAGTACAAGGGCTGTGACGTTGTGACGTTTAAAAACCCCGTTACTATGGGCGGAGAGAGTAAAAAAGAGCTACAACCACAACAAAACAATACTAATAGCCATTCAATTAATGAACTTATGGACGATGATGAGGGGGTAAATTTTGACCTCGATTAA
- a CDS encoding virulence-associated protein E: protein MIERLPIDKVLDKLDKVKAKKPTKDGLNQWQALCPSHADKSPSLTITECTDNTVLLKCWSGCTANEIVNAIGLQLKDLFKYEPTHKQGNSSPSFKKLPSKQAIAHERLIIQIAEAQQNKGQLLNKADKQRYQLALQRLKRLQHVK from the coding sequence ATGATTGAGCGATTACCCATAGATAAAGTATTAGATAAGTTGGATAAAGTAAAAGCTAAAAAGCCCACTAAGGACGGTTTAAACCAATGGCAAGCCCTTTGTCCTAGTCATGCCGATAAAAGCCCATCATTAACGATTACAGAATGTACAGACAATACCGTATTACTTAAGTGTTGGAGTGGTTGCACTGCTAACGAAATAGTAAACGCTATAGGGCTACAATTAAAAGATTTATTTAAATATGAGCCTACTCATAAACAAGGTAATAGTAGCCCATCATTTAAAAAGCTTCCCAGTAAACAAGCAATAGCCCATGAGCGACTAATTATTCAAATAGCAGAAGCACAACAAAACAAAGGGCAACTATTAAATAAAGCGGATAAACAACGCTATCAATTAGCCTTGCAACGTCTAAAGAGGTTACAGCATGTCAAATAA
- a CDS encoding S24 family peptidase has translation MYLQIDQANNGLIPIDPSLKLVLLHGIDDFMSNTFYNGDLLLIDTRINTLDCDSIYEIKLQGQHLIRRIQRMPSNQLLLIPDNKHYQLITLNQASLLNFEVIGRVIQSWKAQRH, from the coding sequence ATGTACTTACAGATAGACCAAGCTAACAACGGTTTAATACCTATAGACCCTAGCCTTAAATTAGTTTTATTACATGGTATTGATGACTTTATGAGTAATACCTTTTACAACGGGGATTTATTACTAATAGACACCCGTATTAATACATTAGATTGTGACTCAATTTATGAGATCAAGTTACAAGGGCAACACCTAATTAGACGCATTCAACGAATGCCAAGCAATCAATTATTACTTATTCCTGATAATAAGCACTATCAGCTAATAACACTAAACCAAGCTAGTTTATTAAATTTTGAAGTTATTGGACGTGTAATCCAATCATGGAAAGCACAAAGGCATTAA
- a CDS encoding helix-turn-helix transcriptional regulator, producing MTNATIAPQEKRFIKLTEVIKMTGLSRATIYNYVNVAQFPQYTKVGRATFWEYNEVQNWLDEKLAQRTPKQ from the coding sequence ATGACCAATGCCACTATAGCACCACAAGAAAAACGTTTTATTAAACTAACCGAAGTTATAAAAATGACTGGCCTGTCACGCGCCACTATTTACAACTATGTAAACGTTGCACAATTCCCACAATATACCAAAGTTGGGCGCGCTACCTTTTGGGAATATAACGAAGTGCAGAACTGGCTAGATGAAAAACTAGCCCAACGCACCCCCAAGCAATAA